In the Thermodesulfobacteriota bacterium genome, one interval contains:
- the pgeF gene encoding peptidoglycan editing factor PgeF, producing the protein MIEKRVNSLPIWFFESLLKHENISHFVSGRMGGFSNPPYGSLNLAFHVGDDQEKVYKNRNLLASSLDISLTNFTFAKQIHDSRVKIVTEESKSSGAFEQQTALDATDAMVTDIPNICLVVLVADCVPVLFLDPIKKVIGVAHAGWRGTVQRIVQNTMKVFLEKFGSSPKDIIVGTGPSIGPCCYEVGPEVITQVEGTFHNKKGYIEKNPMEDAKGYLNLWETNKTLLAEMGIPENNIESAGICTRCNHNSFFSHRHQKSGTGRFGAGIMIKKV; encoded by the coding sequence ATGATTGAAAAACGTGTAAACTCCCTGCCGATATGGTTCTTTGAGAGTCTCTTGAAACATGAAAATATTTCTCACTTTGTATCTGGAAGGATGGGTGGCTTCAGCAACCCGCCATATGGCTCTCTCAATTTAGCGTTTCATGTGGGAGATGATCAAGAAAAGGTATACAAAAATAGAAATTTGCTCGCATCATCTCTTGATATTTCTTTAACAAACTTTACCTTTGCCAAACAAATTCATGACAGCAGGGTCAAAATCGTTACGGAAGAATCGAAATCAAGTGGTGCATTTGAACAGCAAACAGCATTAGATGCAACAGACGCTATGGTAACTGACATCCCCAACATCTGCCTTGTCGTTCTCGTAGCCGACTGTGTACCTGTCCTATTCCTTGATCCAATTAAGAAGGTGATAGGAGTTGCCCATGCCGGATGGAGGGGTACAGTCCAAAGGATAGTCCAAAACACTATGAAAGTATTTCTGGAAAAATTTGGTTCTTCGCCAAAAGACATCATCGTGGGGACTGGTCCTTCCATTGGCCCATGTTGTTATGAAGTAGGCCCCGAAGTTATTACTCAAGTTGAAGGCACATTTCATAACAAAAAGGGTTATATTGAGAAGAATCCCATGGAAGATGCTAAAGGGTATCTCAACTTGTGGGAGACAAACAAAACACTGCTTGCAGAAATGGGCATACCAGAAAACAATATAGAATCAGCAGGGATATGTACACGTTGCAATCACAATTCGTTCTTCTCGCACAGGCATCAAAAAAGCGGAACGGGTAGATTTGGAGCGGGGATCATGATCAAGAAGGTTTAG
- a CDS encoding chalcone isomerase family protein, with protein sequence MLKKLFSLTLTLIMFMIVPISNAIEIDGIKIPDSLMAGKTSLILNGAGVRTKFLIKLYIGGLYLMQKGNDSKKIIEADEPMAIRLHIISSLITSKKMEEATREGFFRVTRGNIVPIKPEIEKFISVFKDSINENDIYDLIYEPGRGVEVYKNHKKQSLISGIIFKKALFGIWLSDNPAQKSLKREMLGGK encoded by the coding sequence ATGCTTAAAAAACTCTTTTCCCTGACACTAACTTTAATTATGTTTATGATAGTTCCAATCAGCAATGCAATAGAAATTGATGGTATCAAGATCCCTGATTCCCTTATGGCCGGCAAAACCAGCTTGATTCTAAACGGGGCTGGTGTGCGAACTAAATTCCTGATAAAATTATATATTGGTGGTCTTTACCTTATGCAGAAGGGCAATGACTCCAAAAAAATTATAGAGGCAGATGAACCGATGGCAATAAGACTCCATATTATCTCCTCTTTGATTACCAGTAAAAAGATGGAAGAAGCAACAAGAGAAGGTTTTTTTAGAGTCACACGTGGAAATATTGTCCCAATCAAGCCTGAGATAGAAAAGTTTATCTCAGTTTTTAAAGACAGCATAAATGAAAACGACATCTATGATTTGATTTATGAGCCTGGCAGAGGAGTAGAAGTTTATAAAAATCATAAAAAACAATCTCTAATAAGTGGTATAATCTTTAAAAAGGCTTTGTTCGGTATATGGCTTTCTGATAACCCGGCACAAAAGAGTCTGAAAAGGGAAATGCTAGGGGGAAAGTAA
- a CDS encoding HAD family hydrolase yields the protein MHFQAVVFDLDGTLLDTLADIANSANSALARYGFPPRGADDYRYFVGEGVNMLISRALPAEKRNDRIISDCVKAFRESYSSNWNVNTKPYDGIMELLDEITAKQLKMAILSNKPDDFTKRCVRELLSDKSFEMVLGYREGIPMKPDPAGATKIAEALGIASSQFLYLGDSGIDMQTATRAGMFPVGAAWGFRTPGELMTYGAQAVIERPMQLLGLLG from the coding sequence ATGCATTTTCAAGCAGTAGTCTTCGATTTGGACGGGACATTACTTGACACCCTGGCAGATATTGCTAACTCGGCGAACAGTGCCTTAGCAAGATACGGGTTTCCCCCCCGTGGAGCAGATGATTATCGTTACTTCGTTGGCGAGGGGGTAAATATGCTTATATCGCGCGCACTGCCTGCTGAAAAACGGAATGATAGGATAATTTCGGACTGCGTAAAGGCATTTCGTGAGAGTTACAGTTCCAACTGGAATGTAAATACCAAACCATACGACGGCATTATGGAGCTTTTGGACGAAATCACTGCCAAACAGTTAAAGATGGCCATACTCTCAAATAAGCCTGACGATTTCACAAAACGTTGCGTCCGTGAGCTTCTGTCGGACAAGAGCTTTGAAATGGTTCTGGGCTATAGAGAGGGAATCCCGATGAAACCTGACCCGGCTGGCGCTACCAAAATCGCTGAGGCTCTCGGTATTGCATCATCACAATTTCTTTATCTGGGAGATAGCGGCATAGACATGCAGACAGCTACCCGTGCGGGAATGTTTCCAGTGGGGGCAGCATGGGGTTTTAGAACCCCTGGAGAGTTGATGACATACGGTGCTCAGGCAGTGATCGAGCGGCCAATGCAACTCCTGGGTCTCCTTGGATAG
- a CDS encoding enoyl-CoA hydratase: MTDQSLYLRKEIPLAWIVVNRPEMRNAISLEMWQTLPGLVKKVAEDNTLRVLIIRGAGEDAFISGADISQFEKVRFGVEAGEYDQAVSKALSDLIDLEKPVIAMIHGFCIGGGCSVAMMCDLRLAADDARFSIPAAHLGIVYSLERGAERLVSLVGPANASEILFTGRSYDAQEAYHMGLINRVIPKTKLENYTREYALKISSKAPLSLAAHKASIQELLKPPSQRNFERLKNLADCCFASEDYKEGMAAFMEKRKPKFQGK, translated from the coding sequence ATGACAGACCAATCACTCTATCTTCGCAAAGAGATTCCTCTAGCCTGGATTGTAGTTAACCGTCCCGAGATGCGCAATGCTATAAGCCTGGAGATGTGGCAGACCCTGCCCGGGCTGGTGAAAAAGGTAGCAGAAGACAACACACTCAGGGTTCTTATCATCCGAGGGGCAGGCGAAGATGCATTTATCTCCGGGGCAGACATTTCCCAGTTTGAAAAAGTTCGCTTTGGGGTTGAGGCGGGCGAATACGACCAGGCTGTCAGCAAGGCACTGTCTGATTTGATAGATTTGGAGAAGCCCGTGATTGCTATGATCCACGGATTTTGCATAGGGGGAGGGTGTTCAGTGGCGATGATGTGCGATTTACGTCTTGCTGCGGATGATGCCAGGTTCAGCATCCCTGCTGCTCATTTAGGTATTGTCTATTCTCTGGAACGTGGTGCAGAGAGACTGGTTAGTCTCGTGGGTCCGGCTAATGCTTCCGAGATTCTCTTTACCGGCCGAAGCTATGATGCTCAGGAGGCCTATCACATGGGACTTATCAATCGTGTAATCCCTAAAACTAAACTGGAAAACTACACTCGGGAATACGCCCTGAAGATATCCAGCAAAGCTCCCCTGAGTCTGGCTGCTCACAAAGCGTCTATTCAAGAGCTTCTAAAGCCTCCATCCCAGCGGAACTTTGAAAGACTGAAGAATCTGGCTGACTGCTGCTTTGCCAGTGAGGATTACAAGGAAGGTATGGCCGCTTTTATGGAAAAAAGGAAACCTAAGTTTCAGGGGAAATAA
- a CDS encoding DUF4301 family protein, producing the protein MSRGIFKHDDMKQMNAIGITEGQVISQIEIFKKKPSYMKLSRPCIIGDGIRVIQENEIQSLILNHQDAAGKGCLLKFVPASGAASRMFKSLLNLNNVNHEIDRDYIARKAGEDSEQTEDILSFMNGIRKFAFFDDLKSSMYDAGLDIDNQISKGQFKEIISCLLNPQGLNYANLPKGLLKFHQYPDASRTAFEEHLAEAADYVRDARGLCRLHFTISPEHQESFKGLMEDVRRKYEKKYNTRFQVEFSLQKRSTDTIAVTLGNQPFRERDGKLLFRPGGHGVLIENLNGIKGDIIYIKNIDNVTPDRLKGPTFLWKRILAGYLIEFQKKVFTYLKRLEEGELEKRFLDGVMEFARDRLVLLSSNSYQHMSAIKKREFLMSKLDRPLRVCGMVKNQGEPGGGPFWVEEEDGTLSLQIVESTQVDPKSNKQQAIFASATHFNPVDIVCGVRNYKGKPFNLRNYMDKNAVFISRKSKEGRNLKALELPGLWNGAMANWITLFVEVPVITFNPVKTINDLLREEHQPQ; encoded by the coding sequence ATGAGCCGTGGCATTTTTAAACATGACGATATGAAGCAGATGAATGCCATTGGAATCACCGAGGGGCAGGTCATATCTCAAATAGAAATCTTCAAAAAGAAACCCTCTTATATGAAGTTGAGTCGCCCCTGTATTATAGGGGACGGCATAAGGGTTATCCAGGAAAACGAAATTCAGAGCCTCATCCTCAATCATCAAGATGCGGCGGGTAAGGGGTGCCTGCTGAAATTCGTGCCAGCTTCAGGAGCAGCCAGCCGTATGTTCAAGTCGCTGCTTAATCTCAATAACGTAAATCACGAGATTGACCGAGACTATATTGCCAGAAAAGCAGGAGAAGACAGTGAACAGACAGAAGATATTCTTTCTTTTATGAACGGGATAAGGAAATTCGCCTTTTTCGATGACCTTAAATCGTCAATGTATGATGCCGGGCTTGATATAGATAATCAGATAAGCAAAGGTCAATTTAAAGAAATTATCTCCTGCCTTCTTAACCCCCAGGGTCTTAATTACGCTAACCTGCCCAAAGGATTGCTCAAGTTCCATCAATATCCTGATGCCAGCCGGACCGCTTTTGAGGAGCATCTGGCCGAGGCTGCGGATTATGTCAGGGACGCCCGGGGTTTGTGTCGTCTCCACTTCACCATTTCCCCCGAACACCAGGAAAGTTTTAAAGGTCTTATGGAAGATGTCAGGCGTAAGTATGAAAAGAAATACAATACCCGGTTTCAGGTGGAATTTTCTCTTCAGAAGAGATCCACCGATACTATTGCAGTGACTCTGGGAAACCAGCCCTTTCGAGAAAGGGATGGAAAGCTCCTGTTCCGGCCTGGAGGACACGGTGTCCTTATAGAAAACCTAAATGGCATCAAAGGAGACATAATTTACATAAAAAATATTGACAATGTTACGCCGGACCGGCTAAAAGGGCCAACATTTCTCTGGAAAAGGATCCTTGCCGGTTATCTGATTGAGTTTCAGAAAAAGGTTTTCACCTACCTTAAAAGGTTGGAGGAAGGGGAACTTGAGAAACGATTCCTTGATGGAGTCATGGAATTTGCCAGAGACAGGCTTGTTTTGCTATCCTCAAACAGCTATCAGCATATGTCCGCAATAAAAAAGAGAGAGTTTCTCATGAGTAAACTCGATCGTCCCCTCAGGGTTTGCGGTATGGTTAAAAACCAGGGAGAACCAGGAGGCGGACCCTTCTGGGTTGAAGAGGAAGATGGCACCCTATCTCTGCAGATTGTCGAAAGTACCCAGGTTGATCCCAAATCCAATAAACAACAGGCAATATTCGCCTCGGCGACCCATTTTAACCCTGTAGATATTGTCTGCGGAGTCAGGAATTATAAAGGAAAACCCTTTAATTTAAGAAATTATATGGACAAAAATGCAGTCTTTATCTCCCGGAAATCTAAAGAGGGCCGGAATCTAAAGGCACTGGAGCTTCCTGGTCTGTGGAACGGTGCCATGGCTAATTGGATTACTCTTTTTGTGGAAGTTCCAGTTATCACTTTTAATCCTGTAAAAACCATAAATGACCTGCTTCGTGAGGAACACCAACCCCAATAG
- a CDS encoding DNA-binding protein encodes MKKIVTLIAVISMLTSLFCLESFASFAQRGMKWKGSSGWGMRTQYARMYDSKSVETITGEVLSIDKITPMKRMSYGIHLIVKTDKETISVHLGPGWYIENQDIKINPKDKVDVKGSRITFKGKPAIIAAEVKKGDETLKLRDENGFPVWSGWRRR; translated from the coding sequence ATGAAAAAAATTGTAACCTTAATAGCAGTAATCTCCATGCTTACCAGTCTTTTTTGCCTTGAATCATTTGCTTCATTTGCTCAGCGAGGGATGAAGTGGAAAGGAAGCAGCGGCTGGGGAATGAGGACTCAATATGCCAGGATGTATGATTCGAAAAGCGTTGAAACAATTACTGGAGAAGTCCTCAGCATAGATAAAATAACCCCGATGAAAAGGATGTCTTACGGTATACATCTGATAGTTAAAACAGACAAAGAAACTATATCAGTACACTTGGGGCCCGGGTGGTATATTGAAAACCAGGACATCAAGATCAACCCAAAGGATAAAGTTGACGTCAAAGGCTCAAGAATCACATTTAAAGGGAAACCAGCCATTATTGCCGCTGAAGTAAAGAAAGGTGATGAAACACTGAAGCTTCGGGATGAAAACGGCTTCCCTGTCTGGAGCGGTTGGAGGCGACGTTAA
- a CDS encoding TetR/AcrR family transcriptional regulator yields MSKKDEIIRASTSLFYEKGYHSTTMNDLAKEVGTTKAALYYYFKGKEELLVRIYEETIRDSVEQISEIANSGLSTTEKIREIIRNHIKNFIIKRQPMMKIFFQEEGELPSKIYKSIQRKKRNYNKIFEDVYSKGVEEGVFIRTSNVALHVNAILGMCTWAYKWYKPDGRFDPEEMSDHFVKLLEEGYLVSKKKESDQFVSPPDIDGRGVSDSDSTSKGIIDRIQFHASIIEQLTRELNNILNKESTP; encoded by the coding sequence ATGTCAAAAAAAGATGAGATCATTAGGGCATCAACCAGTCTCTTCTATGAAAAGGGATACCATTCCACCACTATGAACGATCTGGCAAAAGAAGTTGGAACGACTAAAGCCGCCCTCTACTATTATTTCAAGGGCAAAGAGGAACTCCTTGTCCGGATATATGAGGAGACAATCAGGGATTCAGTTGAACAGATCTCAGAAATAGCCAATTCCGGCTTATCTACAACTGAAAAAATTCGTGAAATCATTAGAAACCATATAAAAAATTTTATTATAAAGAGACAACCTATGATGAAGATCTTTTTCCAGGAAGAGGGAGAACTCCCAAGCAAGATCTACAAATCAATACAGAGAAAAAAACGTAACTACAACAAAATATTCGAAGATGTATACTCTAAAGGCGTGGAGGAGGGGGTTTTTATCCGGACATCAAATGTAGCCTTGCACGTAAATGCTATTCTGGGGATGTGTACCTGGGCATATAAGTGGTATAAACCCGATGGCAGATTCGATCCTGAAGAGATGTCTGACCACTTTGTAAAGCTTTTAGAAGAGGGTTATCTCGTCTCAAAGAAGAAAGAATCAGACCAGTTTGTTTCCCCCCCTGATATAGATGGTAGGGGGGTATCTGATTCTGACAGCACTTCTAAAGGCATAATTGACAGGATTCAATTTCATGCCTCTATAATTGAACAGTTAACCAGGGAACTAAACAATATTTTGAATAAGGAAAGTACCCCATAA
- a CDS encoding ABC transporter substrate-binding protein, with amino-acid sequence MKKECVLSVFVLIFFTFLFVSDGYSAETRGVTKDTIKIGIMMSQTGSLADTGIPYTTGAKNYFRYLNDSGGINGRKVNVLVEDDRYAIPAAIAAFKKFVYKDEIMAMMGAGGTAPVTALFKSIEKEKMPTIAISLAESIVNPHKRYMFIAGSTYREQMGIILDYLMNDLPIKKPRIAFVYPDHQAGYQDLKPFEERTEKYGIKLADKEVLNFGAMEATAQVLNIKKAKVDYIVIGGSIVQNANVLLRELRKFGISTPVYGSFGTCTENLVEVAGEAAKNFYGVNTFSSWYEDAPGVKFMRKITEKYKTGEDRLFRSRFNTQGWLCAIIFAEGMKRAGKNLDGEALIDNIETLKDFDSGGLTGLLTYGKNKHYGSEYWKLYKANVEKKIMEPLTDWRKPLELK; translated from the coding sequence ATGAAAAAGGAATGTGTATTAAGTGTATTTGTTTTGATATTTTTCACTTTCCTTTTTGTTTCTGACGGCTATTCAGCGGAAACAAGAGGTGTAACCAAAGATACCATTAAGATAGGGATTATGATGAGTCAAACAGGTTCTCTAGCTGACACCGGGATTCCATACACAACTGGTGCAAAAAACTATTTCAGATACCTTAATGATAGTGGAGGGATAAACGGGAGAAAAGTAAATGTTCTTGTAGAAGACGACAGGTATGCTATACCAGCTGCAATTGCAGCGTTCAAGAAATTCGTATACAAGGATGAGATAATGGCGATGATGGGTGCAGGGGGAACTGCCCCTGTAACCGCCCTGTTTAAATCAATCGAAAAAGAGAAGATGCCGACAATTGCAATAAGCCTGGCAGAAAGCATTGTTAACCCTCATAAGAGGTATATGTTCATTGCCGGAAGTACTTATAGAGAACAAATGGGGATAATTTTGGATTATCTCATGAATGACCTGCCTATAAAGAAACCCAGGATCGCATTTGTGTATCCCGATCATCAGGCTGGGTATCAGGACTTAAAACCATTTGAGGAAAGGACAGAGAAATACGGCATCAAGCTGGCAGACAAAGAGGTTCTAAACTTTGGGGCAATGGAGGCTACCGCCCAGGTACTCAATATTAAAAAAGCAAAGGTCGATTATATAGTAATAGGGGGTTCCATAGTACAAAACGCAAATGTTCTCCTCCGAGAGCTTCGAAAATTTGGTATTTCAACCCCGGTATACGGGAGCTTTGGCACGTGCACTGAGAATTTAGTCGAGGTAGCGGGTGAGGCTGCAAAGAACTTTTACGGTGTAAACACCTTTAGTTCATGGTACGAGGATGCTCCGGGCGTTAAATTCATGAGAAAGATTACAGAAAAATACAAGACTGGTGAAGACAGGTTGTTTAGGAGCCGTTTTAATACGCAGGGATGGTTGTGTGCAATTATCTTTGCAGAAGGGATGAAGAGAGCGGGGAAAAATCTCGATGGAGAAGCCCTCATAGATAACATAGAAACCCTTAAGGATTTTGATAGCGGCGGACTCACTGGTCTTCTTACGTATGGAAAGAATAAACACTACGGAAGTGAATACTGGAAGCTCTATAAGGCTAATGTAGAAAAGAAGATTATGGAACCCCTTACAGATTGGAGAAAACCTCTGGAGCTTAAATAA